In Paractinoplanes brasiliensis, the following proteins share a genomic window:
- a CDS encoding class I adenylate-forming enzyme family protein: protein MTGVTGRPETLVDVLTRRAEDDPAAVVATFLGAGSITAGELLGGAERIARQLSSPRLGLGPQAPVLTCLRPGAALAQVVAGVARAGRVEVPVALDTPGGRPFGTNALVTNTLVTSEGRRQHGGGTRDTNVFDTPGGGARTGGEPRAAIALLGTAALAANPSLATLAEVVYTVDDGGGPGTLDDLPQGPLPRLPEPGDPALVLSTSGTTGRPKGVLLPHFAGVRHARRVSDSLRYGPDDVLYNAFPWNHVNIRHTGLLAALVSGARLLAVPRFSASAFWTICRDEGVTAFNFMGAVAAILLRTANDDGGHRVTRAYGGPAPRRLVEQFRSRFGVQLIEAYACTELGDVTSNRIGDVTPGTAGKPLPEYEVTLRDADGRPVPPGEVGGITVRPRHRHISTLGYAGVPGKPPEWITTGDLGRFDEGGRLVFCGRHSDVVRRRGENISAWDVESAVAAMPGVREAAAVGVSSEFTEEDLLVAVAPAAGATPGQTHAAGRTPDQTHAAGATPEETRAAGATPVRTHPPEAAPDHTHAAGLTPERVHAWCRENLPRHAWPRYITVLESLPRNGSGKVSKPALRDPAVVAAAADLEHLRRTASTGKDPQ from the coding sequence ATGACCGGTGTGACCGGGCGGCCCGAGACGCTGGTCGACGTCCTGACCCGCCGTGCCGAGGACGACCCCGCCGCCGTGGTGGCGACGTTCCTGGGCGCGGGCAGCATCACGGCCGGTGAGCTGCTGGGCGGGGCGGAACGGATCGCCCGGCAGTTGTCCTCGCCCCGGCTCGGGCTCGGCCCGCAAGCACCGGTGCTCACCTGCCTGCGCCCCGGCGCCGCCCTCGCACAAGTCGTCGCGGGTGTGGCCCGGGCCGGGCGTGTCGAGGTCCCCGTCGCCCTCGACACGCCCGGAGGCAGGCCATTCGGCACGAACGCCCTGGTCACGAACACCCTCGTCACGTCCGAAGGCAGGCGGCAGCACGGAGGCGGGACACGCGACACGAACGTTTTCGACACGCCCGGAGGCGGGGCGCGGACCGGAGGCGAGCCGCGCGCTGCCATAGCGCTGCTCGGCACTGCCGCGCTGGCCGCCAACCCGTCCCTGGCCACCCTGGCCGAGGTCGTGTACACGGTGGACGACGGCGGCGGTCCGGGCACTCTCGACGACCTGCCCCAGGGTCCGCTCCCCCGTCTCCCGGAACCGGGCGATCCCGCGCTCGTGCTGAGCACGTCCGGCACCACCGGACGGCCCAAGGGTGTGCTGCTGCCGCATTTCGCCGGGGTGCGGCACGCACGGCGGGTCAGTGACTCGCTGCGATACGGCCCTGATGACGTTCTGTACAACGCCTTCCCATGGAACCACGTCAACATCCGGCACACCGGCCTGCTCGCCGCTCTGGTCAGCGGCGCACGGCTGCTGGCAGTGCCACGGTTCTCCGCGTCGGCCTTCTGGACCATCTGCCGGGACGAGGGAGTGACCGCGTTCAACTTCATGGGTGCGGTCGCGGCGATCCTCCTGCGTACGGCGAACGATGACGGTGGGCATCGGGTCACCCGGGCCTACGGTGGTCCGGCCCCGCGCCGGCTGGTGGAGCAGTTCCGGTCCCGCTTCGGCGTCCAGCTGATCGAGGCGTACGCGTGCACCGAGCTCGGCGACGTCACCTCCAACCGCATCGGGGACGTCACGCCGGGCACGGCCGGAAAACCGCTTCCCGAGTACGAGGTCACGCTGCGCGACGCCGACGGGAGGCCCGTGCCGCCGGGTGAGGTGGGTGGCATCACGGTCCGGCCCCGGCACCGGCACATCAGCACCCTGGGTTACGCCGGGGTGCCCGGCAAACCGCCGGAGTGGATCACGACCGGGGATCTGGGACGGTTCGACGAGGGCGGGCGGCTGGTCTTCTGCGGTCGGCACTCCGACGTTGTCCGGCGCCGCGGCGAGAACATCTCGGCGTGGGACGTGGAGTCGGCCGTTGCCGCCATGCCCGGCGTACGGGAAGCAGCCGCGGTAGGGGTCAGCTCCGAGTTCACGGAGGAGGACCTGCTCGTCGCGGTGGCCCCAGCAGCCGGAGCAACACCGGGACAGACACACGCAGCCGGCAGAACGCCGGACCAGACACACGCAGCCGGCGCCACACCGGAAGAGACACGCGCGGCCGGCGCGACGCCGGTCCGGACGCACCCGCCCGAAGCGGCGCCGGACCACACCCACGCCGCCGGGTTGACCCCCGAGCGGGTGCACGCGTGGTGCCGCGAAAACCTGCCCCGCCACGCCTGGCCCCGCTACATCACCGTCCTGGAGTCGTTGCCCCGCAACGGTTCCGGCAAAGTCAGCAAACCCGCCCTGCGCGACCCGGCCGTGGTGGCCGCGGCCGCTGACCTCGAGCACCTGAGGCGTACGGCGTCGACTGGAAAGGATCCGCAGTGA